The region TTCTCAtattcagttccttctgagtgaaaatatatttgaggtttttatggtctgtgtagatctcgcatttctcatcgtataggtagtgtctccaaattttcaggggAAACACTATGGCtactaattctagatcatgcgtcgggtatctgctctcatactccttcaattaccgagaggcatacgctataactttgtcgtgctgcatcagtacacgtcctaatcctttaagtgatgtgtctctgtccatacaaacttttctgtcttccgggtaagtctagtcagtggaccagctatcttagcaaagtcttgcacgaatcttcggtaatatcctgctaaacccacaaaactcctaacctctattggggtagttggtctttcctagttggataccgcctctattttggcggggtcaactaaaactcctttgctactcaccacatgtcctaaaaactgaacttctcttaaccaaaactcgcacttcgagaacttggcatacagTTTCCcgttcctcaagatttctaagactatccttaAATATTCTGCATGTTCTTACTCTgcctttgagtagattagaatatcatctataaaaactatcacacatatatctaggtactttttgaacactctgttcatcaaatccataaaggttgcgggtgcattggttagcccaaatggcatgactaagaactcatagtgtccatacctagtacgaaaagcagtcttcggtatatcttacGGTTTGATTTCAACTGGTGATACCttgtcctcaaatctattttggaaaaatgtacagctcccttgagttgatcgaataggtcatcaatcctagggagagggtacctattcttaatagtcagcttatccagctctcgatagtctatatataacctcatactgccgtcctttttctttacgaacagtactgccgctccccatggtgacacactaggttttatcatcccattatctaataactcttacagttgagaagctagttccttcatctcaactggggctagcctatatggggccttggatactggtgtcgttcctggtgctaattctataatGAATTATATTTCCCTGtcaggtggcaaccctggtaagttttctggaaacacatcctcgaattcgttcactacgggtatgtcctgtatattaggaactcccttcttggtatctaccacataagccaaataggcctcgttacctttccttaataaTCTTTTTGCCTGTAATATGGTCAAAAAATtttggttctgtcgttgacctttaaacactacttctttccTATTTTGCACTtttatctttaccctcttccgttcacaatctatttgcgctccattactggataaccaatccattcctaagattacattaAATTATCGTAatgcaaatgggattaggtcaacctcgaagaccttcccttctaaatttcaacttgcatttagggtgtacttaATTCACAgaaattatttctttgtttgctatttccacttgtaatatctcacgtaagggtatggcgttaagttttaactttttagcaaaatcttgagatataaatgattTGGTTACTctagaatcaaataggacatttgcatgttcagaatttaacaaaagggtacctgctatcacgtcagtgtttcggacagcatcctgaacggtcatgttgaaggtcctagcaactgggggtcggttggatgcagctctgctcatccctgagacTGGGGGCTTCAACATCAggcaatccttcctcatatgccctactttcccacattggaaacatgtcTTGCTGTATTAgggacagttgttggcaaggtgtacgggttggtcgcacctataatatttcagaggggctcttgccTGAGTGCATACCCCAAGGTGTCTTTTTCCACATGTCTGACATtttggtattggggcacgtggttggctatgaaatgttgccctagattgtccgccgccctggccaacactctcacttggggcctttctgaattcGGGGCCTCACGCAGGTTGGGACAtcactcccctgacgaacctgcttggaaggctcctattCCCGGTTCCTACTCCTCCTCCTCCGCCTTGGTTTCCTATCTttctcttcctattttccttttccttcacactctacTCACTGctagcttcaacaatcgaggctttctgcactaaggtggcataattTGTCAGTTCTAGTACCGCAACTCGGTtttggatccactgtttcagaccaagctgaaatcttcgcactttcttctcttcggtattcacaaatgcaggcacaaatcgtgatagctcagtaaacttggcctcatactctgccacagtcatcctatcctgtttcaactttagaaacttaatctccatctgggtttccataaacctagggaaatacttttctaagaACAGTCGGTTAAACCAGTCCCATTGAATCACAGtatcagtctctaggtttcgtttggactcccaccagtgattagcttctcctttcagcatgtaagaagcaaaAACGATCTTGTTCCGTTCctctacacctagtatctcgaaggacttttctatctctttgagccaggcaTGTGCCTCAACGGGATCGGAAGATCCTATAAACTCTGGGGGTTTAAGAGATTTGAAGGTCCTaaaggcagtggctgcagtctgttgggcagcatgtggttgtggtggaataggctgttggttcagatttgctcttaacatttccataaactcattcatggggtttcctccctgatgggtatcctcagcctcttcttcaacatattcttcctcatcgtATTCATTATAttctaggtcctcttcactttcttcattcactacaaggtcaggttcattccgttgttggttaacagattttGCGGGTTGTGCCATGGTTCCTCTTCTatggggtggcattgttctgataaggAAAATTTGGCAATATAGTTGCAATGTTTTacaattggattaatttattcatatgcgAGCATGTTATTTACTATTTAGCATGTTTTTATTaggtgcaataatatggacatccatttctaaataactgctagatatatataccatagggtctcccacttatatctgggggataaaacaactagccgagttcatacatgcctgattataatacattATTACTTATCCTAAATATTGAAATATAAATACATAAGCCGtataccctgaagggctaggaacgctatctactactagctatcctatcaaaattggtgccaaaaacttgttagggtgaaaacacgcgctaatattcacgcaagtatacgcgttcgcaagtagtataagatataaatcagattcgttcccacagagactagtttaggttaagttcaatttatgcacctatgcaacaatgtatggttatcgctcaatgctaagacaaataacaaattgggtttttattaaactaagagattatactaaataacattaactaagagaattgaggttaaattaatatatatgataaatatgagatcctaacttcaataaatacttcattcaatagccttattgttcttaaccttagcatgtgatggtgaggacactaatcagataacacgaaactgataaacgccaacttttgttgcacgagtaccattctaccagaaatccacaaaagagatagaagctgaataggcaccaattatattgagaccctatatgtctatagaatttgacaatataacggtttaagaacaagttatctatcttaattacatagggcaagtaaaacggttagagttacctacgaatcatgcatacacgtacatgaacctatgctagcatggcaagttctaaacctctatattcactgtcgcttcaatagagattaacacgctatcttatatattagctacgcacataagacgaatgagcacaaccaatactaggatatcaatcaatcaccacacaccaagatatcgaaacaattaactattgaaatccataagtaaatccgctagaaccccatgacaacgattagcccataatcgacctcatcgtcaccatgggttccaatgaaagcatggtataaacaaggtcttaataaactaaataataatcaaagtacgaataaacgagatctaggttcaacaagaacgaaaacgagcatccaaagttacaactaattcaaagaatcacaagttgaaaacaagatcttctttttcggagttgttctgtgcttctaggccttctccttggtatcccaatcttcccggatgatgaaaacccttttttttaagtatatatacgcccctagtggacctggacccttaaaatcgtcaaattctactcaaaaaaggctttttcagcgaaatcagcgaccagccgcctcctgagcggccgctcagctctcctgagcgggcgctcagctctctgagcgggcgctcagctactgactgggaaaaatattctgatgaatcttattttgaccataacttgagttctactcgtcagaattaggcgattcaactgcccacgcgaagctattgagattctctacaacttgacaatggccttggcttccaattctgattacttttcatcatatttcctttaaaagctcttttcttcatttaactgatacctgaaatgcattaacacaaaaacacatcaaaataccaacaacttgagtccaaaacaccaatttaagcttgtaataaagcattccaagtggatataaaattcACTTATCAGTCACCCaaccttcttcaaggtccataattagtcactagtccctcagtcactgtcactgcgcgtgaggtcacgcaccctcctcatcgctcatgccaacatcagctcttcatcaactaccgggatgtatccttcaatcgccgtcatcctcatctgaacccgggtatAGAGCTCGATCTCATCAATCTCTCTACGGCCaatggctggggaagcagctctgaaatcccctgggtatcctagtcggatggctctctcagctgtcagtgcctcgcgtaactccgcaatgcgggcagatgccgcagtgatctcaacgttaagctgagccaccatccattcgtgtacagctacatgtatggtcgtcgggggtggtagaggtgagtctgggttgctagaggatatgtcataagcctcgtagacttgtgcatatatcccatcctcctcatcatctTCAGTATAGGGCGAAGGGCTTTgcatccctgggggtggtgtagggGAGCGGAtagtcgggtgagggtacatctctacatccctccagcctacgccatctccctatgtcatctcaacgtcatcagctatggggataggaaggtcagtctcctcctccgggacatcctcagtagggtcatcatctgagtcatcaacgggtgggtcctctggctcgggagtagggtcatgctcaggaaccataacatcatcaacagggtcaacctccctcataggctccactggtacctaacacaataggcaaggtgttactaacatagagtcagaattcccttgagggtaaaattgtcaagactacccgtgtagcccgatgacgaactcgacttgagctctaattgattattttattattcctatgtctacttattttatatcctatcgtttccaagatttgataacctaaggatCTGATActatttctgtggcgccccaaaatctggggtcgggaatctcggaggccacgccatctaaaccactataaaccacatacccCACACCACAagatataaatactcacactttatgaccccacacttatcacacacacacacttacaggttattgtcttggaaatgacCACTTCTTTACTAGAGTAGATTAAACcgcaaagtgataattattacaacccaaatgtaattaagtcttaccggggaataacctttaagtaaggctagtccatcggcaaaatatatgtttcttatttattaccttacataagtcatacttataaataagccgaactaaaaacaactgaaaaccaatccagtttattcggactacctgcggtacaacaccaaacaatctatggaacagctggccatttcctacccgttttcTGGCTGTGGTTCTTATGGTAGtcatcttgattcactgttgtgttgtgtcatttaaaagaaagcaagagtgagctatatttaaaataatattactcaactagtttatgttcacgcaattaataatctttaatatttaatcaagtttgaaataaataatcgctGGAGTATACTCctccataataaaggaataggtataagatatttattattcgaacaataaaatattgGATTTGAAAGATTCCAACTTTAATATGGAATATAAATaagttaaaataattaatttttaggtGAGTTGACAATATATTGAAAATGCTCACGCAAGGGACTAACAGAAGCTAAACTCTTGTTTAGTTTAAAAGTCGGTTAATTTTTTCCTTTGCGCCTGACTTATTAGGTCTGTGAATGGACCGCAGATCTATAATCTATAATCCAAGTAGAGGCTGGATCATTTTTTTTCATCCTCGACTAATCTCAAAAAATCAATACAACGTAACTGCATAACTACTTTCGTCCATAAAATTTAAGAATTTTGTTGGGTTGATGTGTGCAATATGCAACTTGGTACAAAACTTTTTTATTTGGAGAAACGCAACGTAACTGCATAACTCTAGTGTTATTTTGTGCAATTTAATATGGAAAATTCTACTACTCAGCAAACAGATGAGTAATGCAGCGTGTTGTCAGTATTAGCTGGCTGCTTAGCTCGCTGATATTGAATTTTCAGTTTCTCATCACCATCTTTTGACCCCAATTTTCTTTCCCTTTTGACATGCATGTTTGAGTTATTCTCAAAATATTATGTAAATTACTGGACACAACACAAATTGGCAAATTTTACATGATTTACTCCACATTAACTCATTCCACTCAAAACAAAATGAGGTTGATATTTTTTGTATCAATTTTTGTCCACCAAATGTTACTAGCATGCACAATGTTACACACACCCCATGGATTTTCTAGCATTGCAATATATACACAAATCATTAAACGACATTCCCGGTTCTTTCTATTTCATTTCACGGGACTTCACTTCTGACAAGCATGCACAATCTATACAGCCCTGGGTTTCATCGTTGTTAGATCACTTAAATAAATCTATCGATTTTTTCTGTCCGAGTTTTTGCTAGATCTGTTCTGGTTTGAGTTCCTTCTGGTACTCTTAGCGTTATGGTTGTATTAGTAATCATTGTTTGCTATCTCCATACTATTTTTGCGCATTCTGAGGCTAATGATAGGAACAACAAAGTGCTACATTTTATTTCATTATCCTTCTTCCTCCAGAGAAAGAGATTACTTTTTGTACATATGCTCGATATTAAAGATTGATAAAAATTATATATAGTATTTAGATTTGAAATGTCACTATGACCCTGATTTGAATTGCCCCGATTATATGtgaatattttattaatataaatgtgGTTAGACTAAGAGCTAGAGTCTTagaaacttattttattaataaatgcCTTTTGACATGCATTTTTCGGTTTATTCTCAAAATGTTATGTAAATTATTCTGCACAATAGGCAATCAAAGTCAAAGattgtgaaataaataaataaagtggTTATCATATGTCCTTAGATTGTGATTGACTGATTGCCAAACCATTTTATAAAGTATTGAGAAGAAAAATAATAACCTAGACTAATACTAGGAACAAGTAATGAACATCTTTATAACTCCATAAATGCAAAACTGGTCGAATGAGTAATTATCACTGTTATGATATGTTCCGCCTAGATGTTTTTAGGTACACATCAGTTCTACAAGAAAATGATCAGTGGGCCGATTATTTTCTGCAAGAATTTTTTTACGAATTATTTGACACTAGAAGATCGAGCTtttgactatatatatatacaccatCGGATTGATAAGAATCGAAATGTTATTAATATGCTAGTATTTGGTTGGATGGTTTAAGAGTTCAAAACCAAACAGACAATAATATTTACAGATTGTTATAAGAACTCAACTTATCGTTATTTCTTCCTGATTTTTATTCACTTAATTCTCATTCTCATGAACAATTGAATACAATAATGCTCAAGTTAATTTCCGAGTACATGAGGAGGCCAGATGACCAGAGAAAGTatcaaataattatattttaagaATTTGACACAAGAGTACTCCCTCTTTTCTATTCAATTCTATACATTATTTTTTAACATGCTTTGTAATGTTTATTTAAAACGTTCcacaatatttttaaaatttttcttttcttaataaagatttcatgtttaaatttttatttacaaaaacaaattacaaaaaatattatgaaactatattttataaatgGCTCGAAATACGTACaaataatgtatatatagaaTCCGCTGGGGCGGAGGTACTGCAAGGCAAGAATGTATATGCGAAGTGGCCACAACTCAGAAGTAACGAAAGGGAAAGATGAGAATCAATTGACTTCACGTCTCCACGCCACCTGCTATGAGCAGATTACACCATTTTCACTCACCTGTCTCCCTCCGTTTATTTGTTATTATTGTAAGAATATTGACTATTTGCTGTTGCCAGCCCAACTCTATTACTTGGCCCCTACTTCCCCTTCATCTTCATTATACTGGTATGTCATTTTTATTCTTGTTAAAATTTCACTACTACATTATATATTCATCTCAAATTTCTTGTTAATTAACAAGTTAATGGTGATGGTAAATTAAGAAAAGTACTGCTACTCCTGTAAAGCTTGGTCCGTATAATAAAGTTATCTTCATACTTTTTGGTAATAGTGTTTCTTCTTGGATTATTTCCCACTTACTAACACAGCATGCACAGATATAAAATCATTAACATATATCTTTATAACTTGTTTATTAAGAATAAAATTAATCCTAACTTAAAATACACTAATAAacaaaaaattatgaatattagcATTAGTTCATTATCTTTCTACATTAGGTGGGCAGGCTGCGGCAACCCTTCCGAGGTCACACGTGTTTCTCCTCCGAAACCACCACACAACACATCCCCACTGCTAATCAGAGATGCACAAAAGTTCCATCGGATTGGGATTTGATCGGTCATTAAAAAATCCGGGTTTTAAAAAACCCGGGCTTTGACCGGACATGACAGAACCGGActtttcgggctttgactttgaccgggccgggtCGGACTTTCCGAAAATGTCAGAGCCCGTTTGGGTCCTCGAGACGGGCATAACCGGGcttttttcgggccggatcggatcgggccgggcttttttcctaatttaaatcggatcgagttttattagagattctgaagactacatatgttagcaactaTATCATcttaaaaatgtattagtttacatgtAATATattatgaaaacattacttcgttgaaaacatttaagttctgcagaaaataaatatgtttatagaataatatgttttatcattgttatccaaatatatatagtgtacttactatatcttctttcattatttatgcaatgaagtgtataaataatattattaatcacaaatatgtaaatatatacgtgtttaaagtattatttatatttgtAGTATATgtgaattcataaatatataagaaaatatattagaataatcagattttaaccgggttttttcgggtttttaatcgggctgggccgggccgaagcccgggattttaaccgggccgggccgggctttgcctaaaaatatagggccagtcgaggcccgaagcccgggccgggaccagaccgggctttgaccgggccggacttgaccgggttttgaccggatcgggccggACCAGATTTTCGGGCTCAGGCTTTTTGTGCATCTTTACTGCTAATCTATCCACGCCAACCCTCAATTTGCTCACACCACTCCAAATGTCCTCTTTCCATCTCGGATTAGTTGGTCTCTTAATTTTTACACGTATTTTAAGTTGACTTTACtatatattttctttaattattatttttttaaaaatgtataaataaaaatttaaatctTATAATTTTATTCATACAAAAGAAAACTTAAAAAACTATAAACAAAAATATGTGATTGACACCTTAAATTACGAGCAAAAATTAAATTGAATAACTAATTTAAGATGTATGGAATATTACGGAGTGTCGAGTACTCAAATTTCCGAAAAGCCTAGTAACAAAATACAAGTCCCGATACTTTCCCTTTCCCGTATTCTCTAATATATTCTCTTTTTTTTGTTATTGatcaattatttatattttacgTGATGAGACACCATTATTATAGAAGTGTGTAAGAGCAAAGCTAATGGTGTGCTAATTATAATTTGGCACTAAAAAGTGTtttttgatattaaaataaaaGTTGCACTCCGATACTAGTTTTATTACTAGTTTCAAATTTTCATAAATCTTTTAacttttaattaatttaatattgtTTTGATATTTTAAGATATACAagataatataattatttaactTTTACCCTTCATTTGTAATAATAGATGATGGGGTAAGAATGCATCTATGCATCCTTGGATTCAAATGTAGAACCAAGGATACATATTTGCATCTAAGTATGACATCACTTTGGAGTTAAATATTTTTGCATTTGGTGCTATAATATAGTAATGGCACCAAAGATATCAttgcattggacttgctctaacTGTAGCTATTGCTATAATTTAGCACCAAAAAGTACATTTTGATACTAAAATATCACCATTTCTCCAATGGTTTGTTCTAAATCTTATTTCAAATTTAGATAACGTCCAAAATATACTACATTTTGATTACAAATTTAACTACCTTTCAAATAACCCACACTTTTAATTTTCTACTTCATCCATTTCTCCGCTTTTTCACTTTTTGATGAGTTGGAAATTATAGCACAATGCTATATTTTGTGCTAAATTTAGCGCAAACAATAGCATTGTGCTATTTTAGCACACCAATGGATTgagattttttatttttgttcTATATTATAGCTATAGCACAAGATATACCACACCACTGAACATGCTCTGATAGAGAAATGAGAACTTATTAGAGAAATGAGAACTTATTATAGGACTATGGTAAGGAATTAGAGCTGGCAATTCGTGTCGTTCGTATACTTTCGTATCATGTAGTTTCGTATTTCGTGTAAAAAAGGGCAAACACATATCCGACTAGTTTAATATTCGTGTACTTAAGGATAAACACATATCCGTAACTCATCGTTTCgtgtataaaaataaataaataaattaattaataaatatataaaatattatatagttagatataattttacatatatatatttatatatatatattaaatatatatatatttacatataatGGTATATTTTTgcatatatttttataaatatatataaattttatgtacatatacatataatattaaagtaatatgtatatttatataaatgaatatataaatattaaaaaatttattaataaatttattatttcgtgtactttcgtgtcaTGTCGTGTATCCAAGGTAAATATATATCCGTATCCGTTTAGATTTTGTATTCTTTCGTGTGTCGTGTACTTTTGCGTTCGTGTACCGAAAAACTGAATCCCAAAGCAGAGAGGGAAGAGAGAAGGCAGACTCACGAAGTACGACGTACTATATTGACACAGAATAAAAATGAAGAATAAAGCAGCACAACCATCGTACTGGTTCAGTTAGCACCAACAAAGACAACAAGGTACACAAAAACAAAAAGACACTAGGCCACTTCTTCATCCTTCTCTTGCAAGCCAAAACTCACAACAATTCTACAACAAGAATCAACATTCAACAACATTAACTCCTCACTTCCTTCCTCTATATAAGCACACACATTCTCTGTATCCACAACTCATTCCCCTCAAACAAAATGAAGTTGATattttttctattaatttttgtCCACCAAATGTTACTAGCTTGCACAATGTTACACCCCATGGATTTTCTAGCATTACAATCTATACATAAATCATTAAACGACATACCCGGttctttttatttcatttcatggGACTTCACTTCTGACCCATGCAACTTCGCCGGAGTTTACTGTTCCGGTGACAGAGTTATCGCGTTAAATCTCGGTGACCCACGTGCCGGTTCACCCGGTTTAATTGGTCACATTGATCCTGCCATTGGTAAGCTCACTGCACTAGCTGAGTTCACTCTTGTTCCGGGTCGGGTCATGGGTCCTTTACCGCCCACCATTTTTATGTTGAGAAATCTCCGCTTTTTTGCACTTAGCCGGAATTTCATTTCCGGCGAAATCCCGGCGAGTATTGGTCAGCTTAAAGGGTTGAGAACATTGGATTTTAGTTATAATCAGCTCACGGGAAAAATTCCCTGGTCAATCGGAAGCTTGCCGGCGTTGACTAACGTGATTTTGTGCCATAATAAACTATCCGGGTCAATTCCCCGGTTCGGGTCACGAAGCTTGACCCGACTTGACTTGAAGCACAATGAATTATCCGGGCCGGTTTTGCAAGATTTTGTGCCTCCATCGATTCGATATTTGTCATTGTCATGGAACCGTTTGAGCGGTCCAGTGGACCGGGTTTTGGCACGATTGAACCGGTTGAGCTATTTGGACATTAGTTTGAACCGGTTCAGTGGAAGATTACCGGGTATTTTATTTACATATCCTTTGACAAATCTTCAATTGCAGAGAAATATGTTTACTGGAACGGTGTTACCGGTTCATCAAGTCCGGATTGCGATAGTGGATTTAAGTTTTAACCGGTTATCCGGTCAAATATCGCCTTTGTTGGCTTCGGTTCAAGTACTTTACCTCAATAACAACCGGTTCATGGGTCAAGTTCCGAGTGTGTTTGTGGAACGGTTGTTGGAAGCTAGTCTACATGTGTTGTATTTACAGCATAATTATTTGACAGGAATATCATTGAATCCGACGGTTCCGATTCCGGTTTGGTGCTCGTTGTGTTTGCAGTATAATTGCATGGTTCCTCCGGTTCAGACTCCCTGTCCGTTGAAAGCCGGGAAGCAAAAAACTCGGCCTACTGCACAATGCATTGAGTGGAAAGGTTAATTTAGgtatctaatatttataattagtaTTTTTTTTAGCTGTGGGTTGGTTAATTGGTTAAATTTTGGTGTGATTCTAATAATGAACTTAAAAATATCGATAGTTTATGTAGATATAGAAATGTAACGCATCACATTTTTTGTTATAATTTTGGCCGTGCACCAAATATTTTGGTATCACGCCGAAAATGATATAACTTGTAGAACTGGATTAACTTGAAATTTACATCATTTTAGTGTAAAAGAGTGTTTACAGAGTTAGACCGGAAATGGTCACACATCATACTATCAGATACTAGTCATACTACAAATTTTGCTCAAAGCTGTTTAACATGTATTTAGTATTTACATTGTTTTACTTATGTGTACATAATTTTGCTGCTGCTTTTTTCTTCATTGCAAACTTTGATTGCCTTTTCAGAAAAAGACAGGACAT is a window of Apium graveolens cultivar Ventura chromosome 11, ASM990537v1, whole genome shotgun sequence DNA encoding:
- the LOC141696776 gene encoding uncharacterized protein LOC141696776, producing MKLIFFLLIFVHQMLLACTMLHPMDFLALQSIHKSLNDIPGSFYFISWDFTSDPCNFAGVYCSGDRVIALNLGDPRAGSPGLIGHIDPAIGKLTALAEFTLVPGRVMGPLPPTIFMLRNLRFFALSRNFISGEIPASIGQLKGLRTLDFSYNQLTGKIPWSIGSLPALTNVILCHNKLSGSIPRFGSRSLTRLDLKHNELSGPVLQDFVPPSIRYLSLSWNRLSGPVDRVLARLNRLSYLDISLNRFSGRLPGILFTYPLTNLQLQRNMFTGTVLPVHQVRIAIVDLSFNRLSGQISPLLASVQVLYLNNNRFMGQVPSVFVERLLEASLHVLYLQHNYLTGISLNPTVPIPVWCSLCLQYNCMVPPVQTPCPLKAGKQKTRPTAQCIEWKG